The DNA region CACGTGGACCGATCCAGAAGAATCGTCACGCCGTTCGACCACCAGCAGGTCGCCCGACAAGTAGGTGCGGCCCAGATAAGGGACTTCTTCCTGGCCAGAAACCGCGAACGTGCGCGCCAGCAGCGACTGCGTAACCTGAGCCCGGTCGTGAACTACGAACCGCATCTGGCCCATGGCGCGCGTGCTGCTTTGTACCGGGAAAGCCTAGATTGTAACTCTGCGCGGTGGGACCAACAACCGTTTCACGCGGGGCGCCAGCGGTGCTAAAGTGTGCGGCTGCCACCCACCCGGAGCCCCACGATGCCCAGCCGCTGCTTGCTTGAATCCTCGATCCCGGGCCTGACCCCCCGGCGGGGGAAGGTGCGGGACGTGTACCAACTGGGGGACCGGGTGCTGCTGGTGGCGACCGACCGGATCAGCGCGTTCGACTGGGTGCTCCCCAGCGGGATCGCCGACAAGGGGCGGGTGCTCACCCAAACCAGCCTGTTTTGGTTCGACCTGCTCGGCGGCCCGTGCCACCTGGTGACGGGAGACGTCGACCAAATGGACCTCCCGACGGGCGCCGATCGGGGCGCCCTGGCGGGGCGGGTGATGCTGTGCCGGCAGGCGCGGGTCGTGCCGTTCGAGTGCGTGGTGCGGGGCTACCTGGCCGGCTCGGGGTGGAACGAGTACCAGCAAACCGGCGAGGTGTGCGGCGAGAGGCTCCCACCGGGGCTGGTGGAGAGCGACCGGCTCCCCGAGCCGATCTTCACCCCGGCCACCAAGGCCGAGCAGGGCGAGCACGACGAAAACGTGTCGTTTGAGCGGATGGCCGCCGAGCTGGGGACGGGCCTGGCCGAAGAGCTGCGCCGCCGCAGCCTCGACCTCTACCGCCGCGGCGCGGCGCACGCCCTAGAGAAGGGGATCTTGATCGCCGACACGAAGTTCGAGTTCGGCCTCGCGGCCGCGCCGGGCGGTGGCGAGGAGCTGATCTTGATCGACGAAGCGCTCACCCCAGACAGCAGCCGCTTCTGGCCCGCGGACGCCTACCAACCGGGGCGGGCGCAGGCGTCGTTCGACAAGCAGTTTGTCCGCGACTGGCTGCTGGCGAGCGGTTGGGACCGCGAGAGCACGCCCCCGGAGCTCCCCGCGGAAGTTGTTGAGGGGACGCGCGCGAAGTACGTCGAGGCGTACGAGCGGTTGTCGGGCAAGACGTTCGCGTGGGGATGAGAGAGCCCGGGGTAGCGAGGAGGAACCAGCGACGCGCCGACCTACGGTCGGCGTGTCCCCGATAGCCCCCCAACCACCCCTCAAGTAGACTGAAACCTCACCCGCTTCCTCCAATATCTGCCCACAACGCATGCTCCGTTACTGGACCGCCGGCGAGTCGCATGGCAAGACGCTGATCGCCCTGGTGGATGGATTCCCCGCCGGGGTGACCATCGACGAAGAGGCCATCAACGCCGACCTCAAGCTCCGCCAGGGGGGCTACGGCCGCGGCGGACGCCAACGCATTGAGACCGACAAGGTGGAGGTCCGCACCGGCGTGTGGCACGGCCAGACGCTCGGCAGCCCCATCGCGCTGGAGGTGGTCAACCGCGACTACAAGCTCGAGCGCCTCGACGACCTCCCGCGCCCGCGGCCCGGGCACGCCGACCTGACGGGCGCCATCAAGCACCTCGGCTCCATCCGCGGCGTGCTCGAACGCTCCAGCGCACGTGAGACCGCGGTCCGCGTCGCCGCCGGCGGGCTGGCCAAGTCGCTGCTCAAGGAGTTTGGCGTCCAGACGCTGGGGTACGTGGTCGAGCTCGGGGGCGAGGTCATCGAGCCGCTCGCCGGTTCCATTGCCGAGCACCGCGTGCTGCGCGAGAAGAGCGAGGTCTACTCGCTTAACCCGGACCGCGACGCAGAGATCAAGTTGCTCATCGACCGCACGCGCAAGGCCGGCGACACGCTTGGCGGAGTCGTCGAGGTGCGTGTCGAGGGGCTGCCGTTCGGGCTGGGGACCCACGCCCAGTGGGACCGCAAGCTGGACGGCCGGCTGGCCCAAGCGGTGATGGCGGTGCAGGCGATCAAGGGGGTCGAGATCGGCCTCGGGTTCGAGGCGGCCCGCCGCCCCGGCTCGCAGGTGCACGACCCGATCCACTACGACGCGTCGCAGAAGCAGTCGCCCAACCTCGGCTACACCCGCCCCACCAACAACGCCGGCGGGCTGGAGGGGGGCATGACCAACGGCCAGCCGCTGGTCGTCCGCGCCGCCAAGAAGCCCATCAGCACGCTCGCCAAGCCGCTGGCCAGCGTGAACCTCGACACGAAGGAGCCGCAGGAGGCCAGCTACGAACGCAGCGACGTGTGCGCCGTGTCGGCCGCTAGCATCATCGTCGAGGCGGTCGTTGCGTTCGAGATCGCAGCCGCGATGGTCGATAAGTTTGGGGGGGATAGTCTGCAAGAAATGCGGGCCCGCTACGAACTTTTTCTCAAGATGGCTCAAGAGCGGTAGCCGGCGTGCCGGCCCGTGGGGGGGCCGCACGGGCAGCCGGTGCTTCACGAAACCACACAGCGTCGCGTCTGCCGCACCGCATTCCTAACGGTCTGCGTGCTGCCCACGCTCCTGGTCGCGGCGTGGGTCGGCTGGCGGGTGCAGCCCGGCTGGCGGGCCACGCGGGTGGCGCAAATCGGCCACGAGCTAGCGGCCCGCCTCGAGTGCCGGCGGCTCACGACGCCGCGCCCCGGGCAGTGGCGGCTGGAGGGCTGCGTGTGCCTCGACCTGGAGTCGGGCGAAGAGCTGCTGCGTGCGTCACGCGTCGACGCCTGGCCGCTGGACGGCGGCTGGCGCGTGGCGGTC from Pirellulimonas nuda includes:
- the aroC gene encoding chorismate synthase translates to MLRYWTAGESHGKTLIALVDGFPAGVTIDEEAINADLKLRQGGYGRGGRQRIETDKVEVRTGVWHGQTLGSPIALEVVNRDYKLERLDDLPRPRPGHADLTGAIKHLGSIRGVLERSSARETAVRVAAGGLAKSLLKEFGVQTLGYVVELGGEVIEPLAGSIAEHRVLREKSEVYSLNPDRDAEIKLLIDRTRKAGDTLGGVVEVRVEGLPFGLGTHAQWDRKLDGRLAQAVMAVQAIKGVEIGLGFEAARRPGSQVHDPIHYDASQKQSPNLGYTRPTNNAGGLEGGMTNGQPLVVRAAKKPISTLAKPLASVNLDTKEPQEASYERSDVCAVSAASIIVEAVVAFEIAAAMVDKFGGDSLQEMRARYELFLKMAQER
- a CDS encoding phosphoribosylaminoimidazolesuccinocarboxamide synthase, encoding MPSRCLLESSIPGLTPRRGKVRDVYQLGDRVLLVATDRISAFDWVLPSGIADKGRVLTQTSLFWFDLLGGPCHLVTGDVDQMDLPTGADRGALAGRVMLCRQARVVPFECVVRGYLAGSGWNEYQQTGEVCGERLPPGLVESDRLPEPIFTPATKAEQGEHDENVSFERMAAELGTGLAEELRRRSLDLYRRGAAHALEKGILIADTKFEFGLAAAPGGGEELILIDEALTPDSSRFWPADAYQPGRAQASFDKQFVRDWLLASGWDRESTPPELPAEVVEGTRAKYVEAYERLSGKTFAWG